The DNA region TGTGCATGCACATGGTGAGAGTTATTCTCTTCACCAATTCATCTTTTGGCTCTTTcctttctttaaattttgaatgtgaatttttcttaaggACTCTTTTATTAACGGCTTCTTGATTTAATGAATTAATCAAATTACTCTTTGtgctttcttctattttactGAGATATAGACCCTTATATTGATTTTCTTAAAATCTTCCGTGGGATTTAACATTGTTTTATTTTGGAGGAAATATTTTTGTTTCTCTACCAATTGTTGGACAACATGTTTCACGTACACCTCTAAATTCTTTATTAAAATttcttgattttttaaatttgctCTTATTTTTTCCATCAAACTTTGAGTTTGTTGCATGAAGAAGACAGTGGTGTGGGACAGTCTTTTCACGACACTCTTAAGAGATGAGACGGAAGCTTCTTAAACAAACGAGGTGATTTGACACAAATTTTCTACGACAATCTCAAAAGACGAAGGTTTTGAGGATTGTAGGATTGCATTGGGTTAAAGTTCCTTGTCTTTGATTTTCCAACCAAGATTGGGGTGATTTTACCATTTAGATGAGTAATTTATTGGCTTTGAAAAATATCTTAATGGCTTATACTACGTTTGTTCCACTTGTTTTATGAGTAAAAAAAGTTGTTGAATCATGAGTTTATTGTTTGATAGAATTTTCTCTATAGCATTTAACATTTTCTTAAATACACAAGAAGAAAAGATCAAACGTATCTTGtggaataaaagaaagaataaaaaaagaagagaagaatttaaacaaaaaagaaaataaaataaaagaacataacagaaaataaaataaacaagatCTAAGTTAGGATTTAACTAGACGTATGTTGTCAATCTCAATTAATTCCCgtcaacggcgtcaaaaactttatAAGCGAAAATTAAAACTCACAGATATTAGCAAGTGCTCTGGATTGTTTAAGTAATACCACAACGAGTGGATAtcattcccacgaggattaacggattaaggcaAGTAACGTctaattaaatatctaattagaTCAATCTAACCTTAGATTTTGAATTGTGGATATTtaataaaagaagaaatagaagaagaaactTGGGAGAATGCTTGAAGTTGGAAGAAAATCAATAGATGAGAGTGTTGAAGACTTCGAAGATGTTTGATTCTTGGAAGAACAATGCTTCTACTTTCTTATTTAATTCATGCAAAAAATCTTTTCAAAgcaaatcatttataatcaaatcCCAATCTTTTGGTGATTTAGTTTCTCTAAACTTAATTAATCGTCAATCGCTTGGTCAACTAATCGAGGGAAGAGGTGAAGAACGAAATCGATTTTAAGCCATACAATCTTCAATAACTATCCCTAGCCGAATTATATATTACTTATTCGAACTAGCTCTAGATAAATGAAGATTGTGAGATGAGTTTTAAGCtaattctaaaattaaatttttaaatgtaaaattaaaattcaagacAAAATTAGTAAATTTTCCAATAGTTCTAACCTTTAGTGATGAAGAAAAAAACTCAATCTTGAAAAAGTAaagaagcatgaattaaaataaagaaaatacctaTATTATTAATCCTAAAACCAAACAGAATTCCTAACCTTTCAACAGgggaggtttagtgactcatgatagaaaaagaaattaattttaataatgagAGAGATGTTTGATCCGATGGATTGGGATCCGAAGATCCTTCTCAAGATTCTTCTCTCTTGTGAAccttgttcacttatttatatactaagttctatttaaattcaaatttaaaaactgAAAATAAGATAATTACCTacttaaattcaaatcaaatcttaaCAACAATTTAAATCTAATCTAAAAATAAATCCTAACAACtgaatctttatttttctaaaaggAATTAATGCTAACCAATATCTTGAATCTTGAATCTTCCGATGAGATTAAGGCTTCTTATAAATTGTATAATTAAATTTTGGCTTTAAGTGTTGCATCTTGGGAGTTGAGAAGTTGAACGCCAGACTTGGAGTGAGAAAATTTAGGCGTGGGCCTACTTGCACCAAGGATGCCGGGCTTGTGTGCAAATTGGAGGAAGGCTGCTGGGCGTAGAGAGCTGCCGGACTTGCAAGATAAGTCGTTGGGCATCCGATTTTTATGTGTTTTAAGTCCGGATGAACCTTCTTGAActggttttgtatttttttttttgtttgttaaaaagacttttaattttttgttattttgatacaaaaactgttgaaaacacaaaaatattaatataattctaaatacttgattatttataaaattttacttaaaaatataaaaaaattaattaaaatctaaaaaaacatagaaaaaaattttaaaaattatttaaaatgacGGGTCATCAGCTTCTCATCAACTCCATAAAATACTTCAACTCCATAAAATACTTCGACCAAACCTTGGATGTTTAGACTGATTCTTTAAGGTGCAATGATATATTTTCCTAGCTAGATCAGAAAGTAATCGACTAATAaagtataaaacaaattaaaagattaaaatggCAAATCAAAAACATATTTGAGGACCAATTCAAAAATTTAGTCAATATAATATTTCGACAGGTCCTACTCCCTAATCACTTTATTTTTTCCcattattttcactttttcataTGATTGATTCACGTAAACTTAATACCAAAAATGATTTGAGAACTTCATAATTCCGTAGAACAATTTAAATTTAACTTAAAtatttctattttgatttatGCAATTAAGCATACTTATTTGTTCTACCTTGCAACACCCGTACTATATCGTATTCCTGTATTCTTATACTTAAATTACAAAACAAGGATCAATTTATCCAATTCAAAACATGGCTGCCAAATGCAATACTCATTGCATAACTTACAATATTACACTGTACGGGGAATAATTAGCATAACACGACTTGGCTTGTTCACTTACCACAAGCAAAGCATACTCATTACTCAGGCAAAAAGGTAAAATATGGACacaaatacaataaatacatgGAGCTTGGCTTGTTGGTTTACCACATTCTATAGGCATCTCATAGTAAGGCACAAGGTGTAAAGAGGAAGGATTTAGGAATCGATTTCGCTAAAATCTGACACCTTCAATAATAAATGGTCTTTCCATTCTGATAGGCTTGCAAAAGGCGTGAGACCACAAAGCAACGGAAGAAACGCGAGCAAAGTAGCATAGAACAGAAATCGGCGAATCCAGTACCGGATAATGGGATTCTCCTTAAATGTTTGTGCTGGCGTAACGGGTCCATAAAGGACTTGGTAGAAAACGGATGTGAAGCCAATACAGAAGAAATGCAGCAAGCACAGCGTCTCCCAATATAAGAGCCACACATAACCATTCCCTCCCAATGTatctacacacagcttgccacaaTATCCGCAACCAACTCCTAACATCAAAAGGATGAAAGTAACTGGCATATTCTGTGATGATGTTGTTGACCTCATGAGGAGCAAATATGCAATTGCAAATATCATCAAGACACCAAATATCATTCGGCTCATAACTTGAACTTGACACCACAAAATATTCAACCTTGAATTGAAATAGGACACTGATTTGGGagtccaccaagaggaagagtcCTAAAATTGGGAGGAAAAAGTGGCATTAGTATTTGCAAATTAAGccaagacagagctagaatagtATACAGCTTAGATTGCTGTAGGAATGCCATGATTGCATCCTTTATTTTACTCATCTTAAATCTTAAATCTTATAACAAGGAAAATGATGATCAATTTTTAACCCCAAGCAATGACATAAGCACTTGCAATTAGACACATAAACCTTAATCACAAAGTTTgatgatttttttccttttttgtaaATAAACTTTCAATGATATCCTTCCTATTGGAGTTTCAGTTATTTTTCACTCTGTAAATTTAGTTAAAAAGTATTTCTCAGATTCCATTATCCATAAAATTACTATCTGGTCCTTAAAACAAGAAAAGGATTATCATCATTTCGTGAAAAAAGCATGACAAAGTAGCTTCAACCGCACTGAACCAAAATGTTGAGAAGAAAGATTATGCGTACCTCAGTTGATGGCGAACATGATTCGGTGACCTCAACAATCCTTTCATAGGAGTATACATAAGCACCATACAGCAGTGAAGATGACATAAGAAACAGACCAGCAATAAGACAATCTATGCACTTTTTACTCAGCTCTCCATATTTTGTATCTTCTAACTGGTTCTTAAACTTTTCAACTTTGAAAGACACCTTTGATGCTCCCATGGCTAACTTAGATCTTTCTAGGTTATTCGAATCCATGTTGAGAGACAACTGTgcctctttcaatttcaattttctcaTTGTAAAGCCAAGTTCTATTTCCTTGAGGTCATTAGAACGAGACTGCTCTACAATAGATTTCTCAAAAACACTGACGATAGGATTATCAATTACTGACCCAGAAGAGCTTCGAGAAAAAGATATCAACTGATTTTGTTGCCCATGCAAAATCAGACCACGATCAACTGGATCCATATGACGACTAACTGAATCCACATGAATGTTCTCCTTCATCCCATTGCGATTAACATATTCAGTAGGAGATGCTGCCCCAGAATTTCCATCTTCAATGACAATATCTCTTGAGAAATCCTTTTTGTCAAGACTCAATTTAGGATTTGGAATTTCCTTCTTCATATCATTAACTTTATTCCCTTCATTGTTTGTAGATGATTCATAAATTAATCTAAGTGTACTCAATGTGCTACCAAAAGACTGCTCAAAATTCCTCGTCAGGCCATCCAGCTTGTCTCCGAAAACCTGTGGGACAATATGCAATAGTCACAACAAGTGACCCAAAAAATTCGCTTGAGCAAAATGGACTTTGCTTACTGTTGATATGAACTGCTATTGAAACGTAGAAAAACCGCAATCAAGGATGAATCAGCAATTGTTGCCTGGCTTACATTGGCTAGCGATTCTCTGATAGCTGAGGTGCACATCTACAACGTAATTGAACAATGAAATTGGTTAAGGCAGAAAATGAAGTTATCAGCAATGCCAATAAAGCGTGTAAGGTTTAGCCAATAAAAAACACATGCATCATCACCTACATGATTTCAGTAATATAAATTCCATTACTTAATTTTCCAAAGATATCACAATTGTAACAGATAATTGAATGATTCATCTGTTGGAAATCCTTTATAAATGATATACCGTAGTCTCTGGTCGCATATACcaattgaattttatttaagtttGCATCAAGAAATAGATATAGAGAGAGGAAATTACCGACGAAAGATGAGTGGGCGACATGCTTTCAGCTGCTGCATCTCTTCTATACAGAacctaaaccaaaaagaaaagaaaagagaaaaagaaaagaagcacaAGATTAATCAATAATTGACGAAGTTAAAGCACTATGAAAGAAAACAAGCACATTTATAAGAGTTGGTATTAAACAATAATTGCCGAAGACAAATAATTATATGAGAAAAAAAAAGCAGTACCTCAGAGAATTAAAAACTTGATCTTTTTAGTTTGTAACAATTGAACAGAAATACAAGTCTTCATTTTTATCAGCAAAGAGAAACAAGGTACTTGAAAATGATTCAAAACAGAAATAAGGTTGAAGGGAATTTCATTATTCACCTGAGCCATAACGGCGGCAAACGACATTCCAAGAGGAAGGCCAATTTCGTCCACATTACCCCTTTTCCGGCGAGCAACGGCGACTCTAGAGTTCCGTCGTTTGAACGCCACCCCCTTGCGTTTCGTTTTCCGCACGGAACTCGTCGACGACGTCGCTTCGGAATCACCAAGGCTGGCCCTTCTCTTCATTAGGGTTCCGTTCTCGCATCTGTTAATCGGTTCTGCTACTTCCGAGGCGCAATTCACGATCTCAGGCATAGGACTCGAGCAATCGGTGTCCTTCTGATTCTCGCTATTGTGTTCTGCGCTGGGAATTTCAATTGTGGAGCGGTGGCGGGGAGAAGCAAGAGCGTCCATCAAAACGCCGCAGGAATAACAGCTAAAATTTCAAAAGCTCCAACGTTATTAACTTACTGCAtataaatagaatttaattttgacacTACATTCAATTACATAATGtgtaattgttaatttgttatattaataaaaattaattatttttatattaactacgtaaataattatttaaatagatagttataattatataaatttataaaatattatctatacataaaaattaaattcatatatataaaaaaagatagaGTATTTgtctattttggtcttcaaagaattttaaataaaatattttagtcccaaactaaaattaattactcgattggtccctaacaattaattccgtcagtcacttaggtccttggcTCCATCCACTCTAACagaagacaaaatggtccctgaaaaCTCTAATatgggacaaaatgatccctaaCAACTCTAACAAgagacaaaatgatccctgacccCTTTATTCAAAAACGACAatgttcttccccaatttttatcatatctcgcataccctaacattcatactctcaTTCTTCACATTCacagtcttcttttccatcttttccttcttcctctTTAACTCCAAGATTAAGCCATGGTGTAATTGTCACACGTGTCGTACCTAtctcaacatgtcatggaccacacacttcctaaatctttgTGACGGGTACATCTACTTCCTCTGTACTTCACCCACCAAAAGCATACACTTTCACGTCTTtgataacatcacctccaaccccCGACAACGTCTACGACATCCTCAAGATCAAGTTCCACAACTACTCCAAGGGCACACCTTTCTCCACTCTCCGACAAGTAATATAGATTGTTAGACATTAGAACATTATGAGAAGATTatccttcgacatcatatgcaaattttCATTTGAAATAGACACCGAGTACTTCATTCCTTTTTTCCCGGAGTCCAAGTTGGCAGACAGTTTcgacctcgcatccaagctatTACAACGAGCAATGTTGCCGTTGCCGCTCATATGGAAACTGAAGCGATTACTAAACATTGGTTCGAAGAAGAAGCTAAAAGAAACGATtggagtggtggacaatgtgaTCATGGAGATGTTAGGGCAGAAGAGGAGGGAGGTGGCAACGACGACGATGagtcttaacaaatcagacttgTTGTCTGGATTTATGGGATTTATCGAAGACCACAACTAGTTGAGAGACATAGGCATTGGTTTCTGaatatgaattggttgagaacaagttgaggtttttttttcttgtgaacattaaatttatagagtgtgcattgtgtagtttgaagttacagtgttagactgttagtgttatgcgagatatgatgaaaattgaGAGAGAACAGTGTCGTTTCTGAATAGAGgagatcagggaccattttgtcccttGTTAAAGTTGTCAGAGAttattttgtcctccgttagaatTAATAGAGTAAAGGACCTAAGTTACTAACggagttaattgttagggaccaatcgagtaattaattttagttggaaaCTAAAGTatccaatttaaaaatttttgagaaccaaaatgggtatatacttaaaaagataattaattgGATGGTGTAATTGGTGAATGTTTTAATACAACTACCCTCTCCTactcaatcaatttttttttttaaatccaccAACCACACCATCCAAATAATCAACATCACAACATCATCCATGGTACCTTTCTCATATTAATGTCAAAGACCGTATTAAATCGAgcaaagaaattacaatgaggTTATTTTTTCTGCAGCaacataaaactcaaaaacattaCATATTTAAATCATATGTAAAATCACAATAGaatagaattaattattttatatattagacTCCAAAGAATAACTTTATGAGATTCTCTTTTGTGTTTGATTTGGCAATAATTACATATAACTCACAAAAACACTTCAGAAATTGTCCCTTACTTAATCCCTTGTTATTGGTGATATTGTGGCTGACTTTCCTCTACAGCAGTTAGAGCAGTTAGAACTGACTAATCTTTATCTACTATTGGCCATTGAAACAAAGTAACTTTAGGGGATGAATTAGGATTTCTCATTTTCCTTTGCAACATGCTTAAAGAGAGGAATGGGATTGAATTTTAAATGACATTGTTTTGTTAATAAGTCCAATGACTGAATTGTCCACTTTACACACGTGGATACTTAATGGCCACGTATGTAAGTTAACTTTTTACGTCAGCAGTCAAGATTATTGACTAATAGCAAAAATTGATGAGAGACTATATTGTCATACAGAGGTAAACTTCGGAGATTATTTTATGtgctttaaaatttttggaactgAAATGTCCGGTTTTAAAAATCTCAGGGATTGATTTGAATAATTGCTCTTTCTTTTTCATATGGGTTGGATAGGTCTGGATCCTAAAATTGCGTTTGGAAAGGAGACTAAAACTGAGAGATAGAGACTAGGAGATAGAGACTTCATTAAATTTctgtattatatttaatttgtagtGTATAAGACTGAGTTgtgtctttttattttgtttggtgTAAGCTAAATATCGAGACTGAaacaagaataattaataaaatacccctattattaaataaaatagtgtAAAGTACCaaaattaaccataaaaaattttgatgccGATAAATCttaccataaaaaaaattaaaactaacttAAGATAAACTTTGATAGATAAACCTattcaaactttaaaaaactatcaaaatttttaaattattcctcTAAACTAACCTAATCACCCTATTTTCATTCTCTCATTCTATTAACTATCACCCCCAAACTCCCAACTCCCTTTCCAAATCCTCTACCCCCAATTTTtctattcttatttcaattttttcaaaTCCTTCCAAccttttggtattattttttattttcctaaaaTCCTTCCATTCCATTCCTCTCTAACAACCTCACTTTCACACCAATCCCTAAATTCATCATTAGTGTCAAAACAATGCCATTCATCCCCATAAATTCTCTTGTGTCAAAATAATGCTATTCATCCCCAAAAATCTTCTCAGGATGAACTTCAAAAAAATCATAGAGCTTTTAACAAACACCTTGTTGTATTTATTGAGGGTGTTCTTGAAAGTGACGAAACCAATGATGTACTGCTCCTTGGTGACAGTCATGTTTCATGTGCAACTGAACTATGTGTTACTAGTAATGGTGGGGCTCAGGGTGTTTGTAGTGGCGAATAAATCGGTGGTGACGAACGTAAACATGGTGATGCTGATGGCAATGTATGTATATTTGAAACTCAGATCCAATATCATTATCATTCTACTACGTCTACTCAGGCATGTGTATTTAAAACTCAGATCCATTATCATTATTAGGTTACTACATCCCGAAGCAAGTAGAATAACATCACTGCATCTACCTAGACAATTATACTTCACTATATCCCACAGCAAATGAAATCATACCACTGCATCTATCTAGACAAGTATACTTCATTCTTaagttcaataatttttaaaagacccAAATAATCGTTCTTCACCGATCTAATTAAATACTGTAAATTCACCAAAACTTCTAAAAATGGGATTCTTTAATCAAACTTAAGACACAGTTCTTTTCATATGAAATTGAGTTCaaaactgttccgagggttacttgaaactataggtcgatctcggacaagaTCTGCGGTGGTGGTTGGTGCTGTcttgtccgacttgttggatctggtggagCTGCTGATCCTTGATTATCGGAGGGTGGTGgcacctgcaagagactccgatgcttaagttagcatgtgctttaggcaggttttttgtagaatcagagtatgagttatacctgggtgctccagtgtatttatagtagtgtggagtgacctttctggagataagatagttatcttatcttatctttgagtgaagtcatcttatctttttaggggaaccgcctttatcttccTAGGCTTTGGTTGTCTTTAGATTGGACTGaattcctctgtttgggcctgcttgggcctcttatggtgatttggccgagctctttgtgaagaggtcggtcatgggtcaaccttccaagaggtcggCCAACCCGGTCCTTTATAGCTCAAACCaatgtatgaacagtgcccctgcttgagttcggacctttccgtgagatcgtgctttcagagcttcgatctctttggggaagtcgtgctcaagcatcctgactttggtcgattgatgagcggataatttgtacactttttggcattgtttttagtatgtttttagtacgatctagttagtttttagtatatttttattagtttttagttaaaattcacttttctggactttactatgagtttgtgtatttttctgcgatttcaggtattttctggctgaaattgagggacctgagcaaaaatctgattcagagactgaaaaggactgcagatgctgttggattctgacctccctgcactcgaagcggattttctggagctacagaagcccaattggcgcgctctcaacggcgttggaaagtagacatcctgggctttccagcaatatatgatagtccatactttgcccaagatttgatggtccaaaccggcgttcaaagtcaccctcagaaatcccagcgttaaacgctggaactggcaccaaaatgggagttaaacgcccaaattggcataaaagctggcgtttaactccaagagaggtctctacatgaaaatgcttcattgctcagcccaagcacacaccaggtgggcccggaagtggatttttatgtcatttactcatttctgtaaaccttaggctactagttttctataagtaggaccttttactattgtattgagacatcgaggggtagctatcttcattgttatgctatcttagatcattgagaggctggcctcatggccatgcctagaccttgttcttatgtattttcaacggtggagtttctacacaccatagattaaggtgtggagctctgctgtacctcgagtattaatgcaattactattgttcttccattcaattccgcttgttcttgttctaagatatcacttgttcttcaacttgatgaatgtgatgatccgtgacactcatcatcattctcacctatgaacgtgtgactgacaaccacctccgttctaccttcgattaggtgaatatctcttggattcctgattgcacgatgcatggttgatcgcctgacaaccgagtgctcgcctgacaaccgagccaaccattccgtgagatcagagtcttcgtggtataggctagaactgatggcggcattcaagagaatgaaggtctaaccttgtctgtggtattctgagtaggattcaatgattgaatgactgtgacgtgcttcaaactcctagcaggcggggcgttagtgacagacgcaaaagaatcgctggattctattctggcctgaccgagaaccgacagatgattagccatgctgtgacagagcataggaacattttcactgagaggatgggaggtagccactgacaacggtgaaaccctacataagcttgccatggaaaggagtaagaaggattggatgaagacagtaggaaagcagagagacggaagggaaggcatcttcatgcgcttatctgaagttcctaccaatgaattacataagtacctctatctttatctttatgtttttatgcgttcatcaccatatccatttgagtttgcctgactaagatttacaaggtgaccatagcttgcttcataccaacaatctctgtgggatcgacccttactcgcgtaaggtttattacttggacgacccagtacacttgctggttagttgtgtgaagttgtgtttatgccatggtattgaacaccaagtttttggtatcattaccggggattatttgatttatgaaaagtattgatcacaatttcgtgcaccaagtttttggcgccgttgccggggattgttgagtttggacaactgacggttcatcttgttgcttagattaggtattttttcttcagagttcttaggaatgaattctagtgtttcaaggtgatgttcttatcatcaccaaagctgattgatcttcatcaatttagctcttgaatgcaatgttctgctgaagcttggctgaccatgtctaattcctttagactgaagctttagactaacattgcatgattcctggaattctcattaagaattttgatatctttttccacttaattttcgaaaaacacaaaaaaatcaaaaaattcataaaatccaaaaatttcttgtttgagtctagtgtctcatcttaagtttggtgtcaattgcatgcatccattcatgtgttcttaaggatcttcaaataattcttgatgatttcttactctgatctttgaattctcttgacttgggtgttttatgtgtctcatatgcattctcattagtgtcagtagtatacaaactgctaagtttggtgtcttgcatgcatagttatttgattcttgttgcattttaatttttccttattattaaaaatccaaaaatattttttatttgtgtcttctcaagtcaatactacagagaaattaaagattcagaacatacagcagaggaattacacagaaaagctgggcgttcaaaacgcccagtgaagaaggacagactggcgtttaaacgccagccagggtacctggttgggcgtttaacgcccaaaagggtataattttgggcgttaaatgccagaatgtgcaccattctgggcgtttaacgccaggatggcacaagagggaagattctgtttttcaatgcaattttttttcaggttttcaaagtttttcaaaatcaaatctttttcaaatcatatcttttcaatcatgtgttttcaaaatcaatttctttccattttcaaagagacttactatcaattaatgatttgattcaacatttcaagtatgttgccttttctgtttaggaaggtttaatgtttgaatcatatcttttcttgttagtcaagtttttaattttcaaaatcaaatcttttttttttaaaatgtttttcaaatcatatcttctcaatcacatctttttaaaactaatcatattttcttaaccacatctttttcaaaatagttttcaatcaaatccttttgatttctaatttcaaaatctttttcaaaaatcacttgatctctttcccgctcttggttttcgaaaattaattagtgtttttcaaaatgttttcaaaatt from Arachis hypogaea cultivar Tifrunner chromosome 10, arahy.Tifrunner.gnm2.J5K5, whole genome shotgun sequence includes:
- the LOC112715823 gene encoding protein CPR-5, encoding MDALASPRHRSTIEIPSAEHNSENQKDTDCSSPMPEIVNCASEVAEPINRCENGTLMKRRASLGDSEATSSTSSVRKTKRKGVAFKRRNSRVAVARRKRGNVDEIGLPLGMSFAAVMAQVLYRRDAAAESMSPTHLSSMCTSAIRESLANVFGDKLDGLTRNFEQSFGSTLSTLRLIYESSTNNEGNKVNDMKKEIPNPKLSLDKKDFSRDIVIEDGNSGAASPTEYVNRNGMKENIHVDSVSRHMDPVDRGLILHGQQNQLISFSRSSSGSVIDNPIVSVFEKSIVEQSRSNDLKEIELGFTMRKLKLKEAQLSLNMDSNNLERSKLAMGASKVSFKVEKFKNQLEDTKYGELSKKCIDCLIAGLFLMSSSLLYGAYVYSYERIVEVTESCSPSTEDSSSWWTPKSVSYFNSRLNILWCQVQVMSRMIFGVLMIFAIAYLLLMRSTTSSQNMPVTFILLMLGVGCGYCGKLCVDTLGGNGYVWLLYWETLCLLHFFCIGFTSVFYQVLYGPVTPAQTFKENPIIRYWIRRFLFYATLLAFLPLLCGLTPFASLSEWKDHLLLKVSDFSEIDS